The nucleotide sequence aaaaattaacaagGTGACAGGCACAGTACCTTCAAGTGTTTTAATTTGCTTTTAAGATTTGAAATGATGTTTCGTTATATGATAATAATCCgatttacatgtaaaaaaagcttgtatgtacatgtttgaaaGTTTATATGTCAGTATGAAAGTAGACATCGAAACAGACATCCAAAACAAGCCTTGAAAGTAAAGTTTCAACATAAACATCCTGAACAAGAGCGTTCATAGCACATGATTCAAATTGACTTCCCTATTACCAGGTACACTAGTgaaaaataaagcaataaacCCATTTAATTGCTTACATACtaacaaacagaaaaatgaaacacatttcttCTAGGATGCATGTGCATTTATTTATGGTTTTAATTCTAATTGTGTATGCATAGCATTTTTGTTCCATTAACTCTGTTTGAGCTTCAATCCTTCCTATGCCATCCACATTTTTTAGTCAGTTAATTCTGCTATTGGCTTAAATCCCTCATACTTTAATCTGGAATTTTGGTGAGCTAACCCTGCTTTTGGCTTGAATCCCTTGTGCTCCATCTGGGACTGTTGGTCAGTTAACCCTACTTTTGGCTTGAATCTCTTGTGCTCCATTTTGGACTGTTGGTCAGTTAACCCTACTTTTGGCTTGAATCTCTTGTGCTCCATTTTGGATTGTTGGTCAGTTAACGCTGCTTTTGGCTTGAATCTCTTGTGCTCCATTTGGGACTGTTGGTCAGTTTACCCTGCTTTTGGCTTTAATCTCTTGTACCCCATCTTAGATTGTTGATCAGTTAACCCTGCTTTTGGCTTGAATCTCTTGTGCTTCATCTGGGACTGTTGATCAGTTAACCCTGCTTTTGGCTTGAATCTCTTGTGCTCCATCCGGGACTGTTGGTCAGTTAACCCTGCTTTTGGCTTGAATCTCTTGTACCCCATCTTAGATTGTTGGTCAGTTGACCCTGCTTTTGGCTTGAATCACTTGTGCTCCATCTGGAATTGTTGGTCAGTTAACCCTGCTTTTGGCTTGAATCTCTTGTGCTCCATCCGGGACTGTTGGTCAGTTAACCCTGCTTTTGGCTTGAATCTCTTGTGCTCCAGCTGGGACTGTTGGTCAGTTAACCCTGCATTTGGCTTGAAACTCTTGTACCCCATCTTAGATTGTTGGTCAGTTAACCCTGCTTTTGGCTTGAATCTCATGTGCTCCATCTAGGACTGTTGATCAGTTAACCCTGGTTTTGGCTTGAATCTCTTGTGCTCCATCCGGGACTGTTGATCAGTTAACCCTGCATTTGGCTTGAAACTCTTGTACCCCATCTTAGATTGTTGATCAGTTAACCCTGGTTTTGGCTTGAATCTCATGTGCTCCATCTGGGACTGTTGATCAGTTAACCCTGGTTTTGGCTTGAATCTCTTGTGCTCCATTTGGGACTGTTGATCAGTTAACCCTGGTTTTGGCTTGAATCTCATGTGCTCCATCTGGGACTGTTGATCAGTTAACCCTGGTTTTGGCTTGAATCTCATGTGCTCCATCTGGGACTGTTGATCAGTTAACCCTGCTTTTGGCTTTAATCTCATGTGCTCCATTTGGGACTGTTGGTCAGTTAACCCTGGTTTTGGCTTTAATCTCTTGTACCCCATCTTAGATTGTTGATCAGTTAACCCTGTTTTTGGCTTGAATCTCATGTGCTCCATCTGGGTCTGTTGGTCAGTTAACCCTGTTTTTGGCTTGAAACTCTTGTACCCCATCTTAGACTGTTTATCAGTTAACCCTGGTTTTGGCTTGAATCTCTTGTGCTCCATCTGGGACTGTTGATCAGTTAACCCTGGTTTTGGCTTGAATCTCATGTGCTCCATCTGGGACTGTTGATCAGTTAACCCTGCTTTTGGCTTGAAACTCTTGTGCTCCATCTGGGACTGTTGATCAGTTAACCCTGGTTTTGGCTTTAATCTCCTGTGCTCTATCTGGGACTGTTGGTCAGTTAACCCTGTTTTTGGCTTTAATCTCTTGTGCTCCATCTGCGACTGTTGGTCAGTTAACCCTGCTTTTGGCTTGAAACTCTTGTGCTCCATCTGGGACTGTTGATCAGTTAACCCTGCTTTTGGCTTGAATCTCTTGTGCTCCATCTGGGACTGTTGGTCAGTTAACCCTGTTTTTGGCTTGAATCTCTTGTGCTCCATCTGGGACTGTTGATCAGTTAACCCTGCTTTTGGCTTGAATCTCTTGTGCTCCATCTGGGGCTGTTGGTCAGTTAACCCTGGTTTTGGCTTGAAACTCTTGTGCTCCATCTGGGACTGTTGGTCAGTTAACCCTGTTTTTGGCTTGAATCTCTTGTGCTCCATCTGGGACTGTTGGTCAGTTAACCCTGGTTTTGGCTTGAATCTCTTGTGCTCCATCTGGGACTGTAAGTCAGTTAACCCTGCTCTTGACTTGAATCCCTTGTACTCTATCTGGGATTGTTGGTCATTTTACCCCGCTTTTGGCTTGAATCCCACATACTCACTCCATTTGGGATATTTGTTCATCTTTGTTTCAGGCATGTGAAACCATTTCTGTAATTATGTAATATCATTATTGGAAGTTTATGCTTTAAATGAATGTGCTGAAATTTGCGTATTCCATAGCCgatttttacaaaagaaattgtgagagggggagggggggggacACCCATATTTGCAGCCCAAATGTTTAATGCCTTTCTACACCCCTGCCTATAGgaatcttctttaaaaaaaatgctaagtTATCTGCTTGAATTgcatttaaaactattaaaacagAATATGTATGAAAATAGAAGGCAGAAACATTCTCGCATCTGCAGGTAAGGGTTCTtcaataaaatagtgtttttttccagcacttcagGGGCCTTTCAGTTTGATAACAATGCCTCATTTGACTAACATTAGGAATTTGTATTTTGCCAAGAATCATGAGCAAGAACAAACCTAGAACAAGTTATTTGAGTGCTTTATAAATTGGTCAGAATAAAACCCCACTGACATTGATACTGTGGTATCATGTTCCCGCCCCTAAATTTCAAACTGGTTTCCCTGATCACTGTTGAGTAGGTTGGCTGCATTATTGGTGTATTTTGGCCACCAAAAAAATAACAGTCTTTTGCAAGAAACAGTtctaaatgtattaattttaagtgTTTGAATGTTGATTTAGTAGATAATGCATTTTGATAACAATCTTTGGGAGAGTTCCTTAAAGCAAGACGGAGGCACCGTTGATTTGGTGCACTGTAGGATCACTGATTTGCAAATAAAAAGCTTTATTGTTCCCCTGCCTATTACTGGTTGAGATTACATcaaagtgggtggggtaaatcGTAGTGGGGTCCCATTGATAATAACTATGGAGGTGGGGCTGCGTGAGAGCTGCATGCCACCTCCTGCTGCTAACTCAAGAGAGCGGCTAGCATACGGCAAATAGACTTTACCCAGAACATGTTCTCATATAATAAGTCTGCACAATTTGATAATGGCTTACATTAAAGGGACAGTCTCATGTTTAATAGAGTCCCAGACAAGGAATATTATGAATTGAATTTATTATGAACAAAATTGTTGTTACAATGGTGAGTTGTCATTAAAAGTTCAAATAAACTTTCTTTGCAAACAattgaaaacatgacagaacaTTCTAAAACATAAGGATAaaataacccaactataatttgGATGATTTTAAGTTTGACTTTTAAATTTCTGTAATAAAGGTACAATGTATGTATCAGTTCATATCAATAACTATATAAGACTCaatttaatgattattattttgaatcatttttctCCGACCTGTGAAAGAATCCCTTTAATGCATTCTCGTCCTGATTCCATCTAGAGATAATGGCACCAGTTTGCATGATGGTAGATTTTAATGCCTTAGTGGCTGTTTCTAGGGTTTTAAATTGGCATTTTAGATTTTCTTAACCATTAATATTACTGCAGCACTGTTAAATTTTCTGATCACATGGCGGGGACCGAAAAATTAGGTTTTCACTTATTTATTCCAGCATGATTTGAAAGATGGGAGATTGAAGTTCAGATAGCACTTATATGTGGGTGCAAATACTTGTAAGAGGTTTGAGACCTCAGGAAGGGTGATATCTCGGTCAAACATGAAGTTTCACACTTGCAACATCTTTCAAACTTCTAAAGTTGGTAAGTGGCTACCCTCATTTGATAGTTTgtagtgacactcttattcaaaatcaatatatacacatgtataacaatcataaaTGTTGAGTGATGAACCTTTATCTacctaaataatacattaattgaaaatattaattactgataaaagaTTGTAATTAATAGGTGcaaaccaaaaatattaaatgattggtgagtgctaaaagaataactatcatctcataaggtaaaaataccgtgttttctgcacctttcttgcaaattaaacatggtatcctttataagaaccattgtttttgaaatttatttgtggtatatttaaacaattgtattaattgtggtaaatcttatttgggattaagagtgcatctGTTAAGGGGGACTAATCTGGTGATTTGTCTTCCTCAAATGAAAATAGCCTATGTATAGCGACCAGCCGGACGACCTCCGTCCGATGACTGACGGACTCCGGACGATGCCCTTCAGGTGTCTGCCAGGAGACTGAAGGACTCCGACCAGTTCATTTGCAGATCATGTGGGTAGATAGGTCCTGGTCTGCATCTTCAGCTTATCATTTCCAGTCAAGATGTCGAGAAGGAAAGTCATTTCATGGCCAGAGACTCTCCCTCCAGCCGCTGATCAGCCTGCGGATCTACAATATCAGGAGGTGGAAAAAGCATCATATCCTCAGTTAAGTGTCGAGCAGGCTGAAGCAATTGCCCAGTTCTTGGAAGAAAATCCAATCTTTTATGACCTGACGCACAACGTTAATAAAGACAGGGTGAAGAGGGTTGCGCTCCTCAAAGAATTTGACTACCAGATAGGAATAGATTgtaagtaaaatatgttttgtgacacattaattttgctaaaatgtaCAGTTTTCTTTAGCAGCAGTTCAGACATCTTCATGCATCAGTGGTTTGTCAAAATTCTAGCTGTATCAAACAGCAGATGTgcactctggtgtacgagaaaacagtttatgtacatttaaattttcCGGCATCCTTGAGCCGCTCGGACAGAAATACCTGGGCGATAGTCGACCGATGATTGGCCACCGTCTGATTATTTAATGTTGATTATAAACATATGTACATTATTGCCTGATTAAAACAACCTTCTTAGTACACCAAATGTGTGTAAGTGAATGAATCAATGTCAGTTATTCATGAGAATGTCCTATTTTCtggaaacaataaaattgaCCTAAATGTTTGACATAATGTCCTACTAAATTTGTTTTGTGCATCAGAGCAGTATTTAAAAGTTCATGGTCAAAAGGTTTGTCTGGTCAACAGTGTTGAGAAAGGTTTGTATGCACAATCACTCAAGAATGGTTTAACCTAGGACCATGAAACTTAAGTGATAGTTTACCCTTAACAAACATATGACCCCTActgattttgagattaatgggtcaaaggtcaaggtcatggtcaacagcagggcttctaaaaaccagCAATtcgccggtctggaccgattttctcatttttttttagaatttcgGGCCAAAACGACTAAGTCTGTCAAagttgtagaaattgtaatacacaaacatttacgggtcattcacacattcaaaactacccccaataggtcataaaagtgtcttagttACCATGAGACcgatgcgaccagctgctttttccgctacgcTGAACACTCTAAagcctatctgttaattagcagacgcttgcaatcggtccaatcacgtgttttggtattggcagaagacacaattaaacaaactatgtgttaattaagtgcttgcagctatcctgatgaagtgttaaaatcggtccatattttcacatggcaatatgaatatgttatgtcgtcgtcgatcattacatgatatatccgtttgttgattaccaaactgttaaatttaaattgttcttttaaattgcatatgtcattgttaatccgaacctagtcatatataggatatcaacagcgacaagcttgattaactacatagtCTGGAAGCTGAGTGCgccgcttacgtcattttaattcgcagtaatgaaaaaatcgttgtcgataTCACACTTATAGCTTGAAGTCCcaattataaatctagataaatattattattcaagagtATCAGTTGAATGGTGAACCACTGTAgatgcattaagcaaataaaacacaatactgtttcattttttgtcgtCTGACTGCTTCTCGACAGCCACAGTTATTTATGATCGCAATCGTTCTTATTAGAAACGCCAcagaactcgatgagaatctcatttgaattaagcttgtatcaatgactatctgAATCGGCTATGCGGCTCTAGAACCCTCTTAGGAATTGCGATATcgcgaaaaaatattgacagaaaagatgtcgcgaaaatgtgtgacatttctaaatattcagacttttgaacaggcctttcttttttttttgggggggggggggtcgccGGATCCAAACCGATTGTGGCTgggtccggaccgattgaggttccaaaatTTTAGAAGCGCTGGTCAACAGTCTTATGAAAACTATGTCCTCAAGATACATTGAGAGCCATTTCACCTAGGACCATGAAACTTAAGTGGTAGGTTGCCAGTGCGCAGCTGGTGACCCCTACTGTTTAGTCAAAGTTTAAGTACTTTAGtcttatgaaaacaatgaaatgatgattttaattagTTAAAATCATCATTTCATTGTTATGGGCAACAAACAACCGAAGTTCCATGGTCTTATTAGGACCATGGAACTTCGGTTGTTTGTTGCCCATAACTAGTTCAACCCTGTATTTTTGGCGAGAAGTCAGTGTCCAAAGGTCACAGTTACagtcatttaagtcaaatgaaaactttgataacatgtttgaaatgtttttcatCACTTTTATAAAACCTTTGCAACCATTTAAAATCTGTGCATTTTTTCCAAACACCTTTTTCCATCTTGCAGATGTTTCTGACATAGTGGCACttagggggcataatgtttgacaaatatctCTTATAAATTCTGTGTAGTAAGTCCAATCACTATGACCAGAATGTTTCTTCAGTACTACCCAAGTTTGACCCTCCTTTTCCTATATACAATAGCTGTATTACTCCTTGGTCTGAAGCCTCATAAGTTCGCCTTTAAACACAATTGTTATAGAGTAATTTAGCCCTGTAGTAAGTGTAGCTTACATGACCTCTTTTCTATGAAGAAACAGACTGTATAAGGGTGCTCTTGTTTCATCAAAACAGTCTCTCCATTTCGCTTACCTTTTAATGTGAGGGCTAGTCGTTGGTGATCTGAAGTAACCTTACGTTAGTCCTAGTTTGTAGGTGTTCAGTTGGGCGTGTAATGTGCTACAGTGCTCTGAATGGCgaacaacattgtttttgacaacACATGACATTTGTTGGCAGATTTATTAATtgcaataaattgtttgttttggacCGACCTAGCAAAATAAATATCCCAAGATAGACTGTAAATTACTGTTTTTCCCTTAAGGCACCCCTTCAGAAACAGAATTTTTAGCTTGTTTgtctttcaaagaaaataagaGTAAAAGTATTGTAATAGATTTGGTGTTGTATGTCTTCAGCATCAGCAGCCTTGGTGGTGCTACAGccacatgcaaaacctttaccttAGTCATAGCTGAAAAACAGTTACATGGAGAATGAAACTTGACACCAGTATGACGCCCATGAGTAGCAGGGCCCATAACTCTAGCAGTAAGTAATCATGCCTCAAAACTGATAAAACAAAGACAAGCTTTTGATTCccctttttgttttttatgttcattcttttGTAGAATTTTGCATCATTTTCATGGGAGGACCTTGTGGCTTTAGAATAGGATTTTCAgaacatgaattattttcaataattgaatttcattgaaatgtcaTCGTTGCTGATCTATTTTATATGCTtactggtgttgttttttttcaaacccCAGACATATAGCTTCATGTTTTTACTATTCAAACAGTAGAAATCAAttagtttaaactcataatacCCACAGTCACCTATCAGCCCAGTCATATATCATATTGGTAGCTAGACCAACATTGCCCACATCATCCATGATACCTACCAGACAAGTATGGAGCTCCAAGGCTGTCACACTCAAAGACATGCAAATcaagaaacattatttatttattgtcaaaccAGTTACCATCAAATAAAGGAAGATGatacacatgtttaataatttatataaacaaatcaaataaaataaattaggGAATTAACCGAAATATTTggtcaatgttttaaacaatcgTTTGCAGAACTGGTTTTTCTGTATTCATTATcttatttattgttcatttattctTTATCTTTCTCAATGTAAACATAATCTTCATCAGAACACATTGTATTGAATGCTTCTGGTTGTCTTACCATTATATAAGATATACCCATAAAAGGTGGTCGTTAAATAGCATATTAGAGCCATAGAAGTGCTGGTACTagacataatgtttt is from Mya arenaria isolate MELC-2E11 chromosome 9, ASM2691426v1 and encodes:
- the LOC128246268 gene encoding paternally-expressed gene 3 protein-like — protein: MEHKRFKPKPGLTDQQSQMEHKRFKPKTGLTDQQSQMEHKSFKPKPGLTDQQPQMEHKRFKPKAGLTDQQSQMEHKRFKPKTGLTDQQSQMEHKRFKPKAGLTDQQSQMEHKSFKPKAGLTDQQSQMEHKRLKPKTGLTDQQSQIEHRRLKPKPGLTDQQSQMEHKSFKPKAGLTDQQSQMEHMRFKPKPGLTDQQSQMEHKRFKPKPGLTDKQSKMGYKSFKPKTGLTDQQTQMEHMRFKPKTGLTDQQSKMGYKRLKPKPGLTDQQSQMEHMRLKPKAGLTDQQSQMEHMRFKPKPGLTDQQSQMEHMRFKPKPGLTDQQSQMEHKRFKPKPGLTDQQSQMEHMRFKPKPGLTDQQSKMGYKSFKPNAGLTDQQSRMEHKRFKPKPGLTDQQS